Proteins encoded together in one Paracidovorax wautersii window:
- a CDS encoding Mu transposase C-terminal domain-containing protein: MVIDRVHYFHDVLRPWVNARDPSHPKHARKFRFRYDPRDISSLYFFDPDLQRYFSIPYRDIGLPPVSVWELRAAQKRAEEIGIDVYDEREVFSLLTRQREIEDSAAAKTKKARRAKQQRVQQSKARESKKTDLPTVSSVSPSVTAPALKGYNPNEIRPLEEDE; encoded by the coding sequence TTGGTCATTGATCGAGTGCACTATTTTCACGATGTGCTTCGTCCATGGGTCAACGCACGTGACCCTAGCCACCCGAAACATGCCCGCAAGTTTCGCTTTCGCTATGACCCGCGGGACATTAGTTCACTTTACTTCTTTGACCCCGATCTTCAGCGCTACTTCTCCATTCCTTATCGGGACATCGGGCTCCCGCCTGTCAGTGTTTGGGAGTTGCGCGCAGCACAGAAGCGGGCGGAGGAAATCGGTATTGATGTATACGACGAGCGGGAGGTTTTCTCGCTCTTGACCCGCCAGCGAGAGATTGAAGACTCGGCCGCAGCCAAGACCAAAAAAGCGCGTCGTGCAAAGCAGCAGCGTGTTCAGCAGTCCAAGGCCCGTGAGAGCAAGAAAACGGATCTGCCAACAGTCAGTTCAGTATCACCGTCTGTGACAGCTCCCGCCTTGAAAGGCTACAACCCGAACGAGATCCGTCCTTTGGAGGAAGATGAGTAA
- a CDS encoding TnsA endonuclease N-terminal domain-containing protein: MPVRKIPKNYLFVTGRHATDLSPEMVEFESILEKEHMLLLDFDPRVAGYEAQPVHVPLPGGSLYTPDLLVWFHPDANGVMPPRELVEVKTQAFLDRFADEYAVKFAAADQFAADRGWRFLKKTEKDIRTPRLSNAKFLRRYLRDVPSPADIALMLARLQERGGRSSSDEIVCTMAGKSDERARWLPVLWHLIASKRVCADLDTPFGADVAIWLEA, from the coding sequence ATGCCCGTTCGCAAAATTCCCAAAAACTATCTCTTCGTCACAGGTCGTCATGCGACCGATCTCTCTCCAGAGATGGTCGAGTTTGAGTCGATTCTGGAGAAGGAGCACATGCTGCTCCTGGACTTTGATCCACGGGTGGCGGGATACGAGGCCCAGCCTGTACATGTTCCGCTACCTGGTGGTTCTCTCTACACCCCCGATCTCTTGGTCTGGTTTCATCCAGATGCGAATGGCGTGATGCCCCCGCGAGAACTGGTTGAGGTGAAAACGCAAGCCTTTCTAGATCGCTTTGCCGACGAGTACGCGGTCAAATTTGCCGCAGCCGATCAGTTCGCGGCGGATCGGGGTTGGCGATTCCTGAAGAAGACGGAAAAGGACATCCGGACCCCTCGGCTTTCAAACGCAAAGTTTTTGCGTCGGTATCTGCGGGATGTTCCCTCACCGGCAGATATAGCGCTGATGCTGGCGCGGTTGCAAGAACGAGGCGGCCGTAGCTCTTCGGATGAAATCGTGTGCACCATGGCGGGCAAGTCAGATGAGCGTGCGCGTTGGTTGCCTGTGCTCTGGCATCTGATCGCTTCTAAGCGCGTTTGCGCCGATCTGGACACACCGTTCGGTGCAGATGTGGCAATTTGGCTGGAGGCCTGA
- the ptsP gene encoding phosphoenolpyruvate--protein phosphotransferase produces the protein MTFAVHGLAVARGIAIGRAVLVASSRVDVVHYFIEPGQVAAEIVRVRNGRNAVVDELQRLQAEMPHDAPPELAALLDVHLMLLQDEALVSGVKHWITDRLYNAEWALTTQLEIIARQFDEMEDEYLRERKADLEQVVERILRYMKGVASPVAPPPSSPRRKGTQDLLLDDKVDVPLVLVAHDLSPADMLQFKQSVFAGFVTDVGGKTSHTAIVARSMDIPAVVGARAASQLVRQDDWVIIDGDAGVMIVDPSPIILAEYGFRQRQGSLERERLSRLRHTPAVTLDGETVELLANIEQPADAAAAVRAGAVGVGLFRSEFMFMGRNGHLPDEEAQYQAYREAVEGMQGLPVTLRTIDVGADKPLDKGHKDSHLNPALGLRAIRWSLADPAMFRTQLRAVLRAAVHGPVRLLFPMLAHVGEIRQTLAQVDMARAELQARGAAFGPVQLGAMIEIPAAALIVRSFLKYFDFLSIGTNDLIQYTLAIDRADEAVAHLYDPLHPAVLGLVADVISEGQAQGKSVCVCGETAGDVAMTRLLLGLGLRSFSMHPAQILAVKQEVLRADTRKLAAWAQEVMASEDPAALLSAG, from the coding sequence ATGACGTTCGCCGTCCACGGCCTGGCCGTCGCCCGCGGCATCGCCATCGGGCGGGCCGTGCTGGTCGCGTCCAGCCGCGTGGACGTGGTGCACTACTTCATCGAGCCCGGCCAGGTGGCGGCCGAGATCGTGCGCGTGCGCAACGGCCGCAACGCGGTGGTAGACGAGCTCCAGCGCCTGCAGGCCGAGATGCCCCACGATGCGCCGCCGGAGCTGGCCGCGCTGCTCGACGTGCACCTGATGCTGCTGCAGGACGAGGCACTGGTGAGCGGCGTCAAGCACTGGATCACCGACCGCCTCTACAACGCCGAGTGGGCGCTGACCACGCAGCTGGAGATCATCGCGCGCCAGTTCGACGAGATGGAGGACGAGTATCTGCGCGAGCGCAAGGCCGACCTGGAGCAGGTGGTCGAGCGCATCCTGCGCTACATGAAGGGCGTGGCCAGCCCCGTGGCGCCGCCGCCCAGCAGCCCGCGCCGCAAGGGCACGCAGGACCTGCTGCTGGACGACAAGGTCGATGTGCCGCTGGTGCTGGTGGCCCACGACCTCTCGCCGGCCGACATGCTGCAGTTCAAGCAGAGCGTGTTCGCCGGCTTCGTCACCGACGTGGGCGGCAAGACCTCGCACACGGCGATCGTCGCGCGCAGCATGGACATTCCGGCCGTGGTGGGTGCGCGCGCCGCCAGCCAGCTGGTGCGCCAGGACGACTGGGTCATCATCGACGGCGATGCGGGCGTGATGATCGTCGATCCGTCGCCCATCATCCTGGCCGAATACGGCTTCCGCCAGCGCCAGGGCTCACTGGAGCGCGAGCGCCTGTCCCGGCTGCGGCACACGCCGGCCGTCACGCTGGACGGCGAGACGGTCGAGCTGCTGGCCAACATCGAGCAACCCGCGGATGCCGCGGCGGCCGTGCGCGCGGGCGCCGTGGGCGTCGGCCTGTTTCGCAGCGAGTTCATGTTCATGGGCCGCAATGGCCATCTGCCCGACGAGGAGGCGCAGTACCAGGCCTACCGCGAGGCCGTGGAGGGCATGCAAGGCTTGCCGGTCACGCTGCGCACCATCGACGTCGGCGCCGACAAGCCGTTGGACAAGGGCCACAAGGACAGCCATCTGAACCCGGCGCTGGGCCTGCGCGCCATCCGCTGGAGCCTGGCCGACCCCGCCATGTTCCGCACGCAGCTGCGCGCCGTGCTGCGTGCCGCCGTCCACGGGCCTGTGCGGCTGCTGTTTCCCATGCTGGCGCATGTGGGCGAGATCCGCCAGACGCTGGCGCAGGTCGACATGGCCCGCGCGGAGCTGCAGGCGCGGGGCGCGGCCTTCGGCCCGGTGCAACTGGGCGCCATGATCGAGATCCCGGCGGCGGCGCTCATCGTGCGCAGCTTCCTGAAGTACTTCGACTTTCTTTCCATCGGCACCAACGACCTGATCCAGTACACCTTGGCCATCGACCGCGCCGACGAGGCCGTGGCCCATCTGTACGACCCGCTGCACCCGGCCGTGCTGGGCCTGGTGGCCGATGTGATCTCCGAGGGCCAGGCCCAGGGCAAGAGCGTGTGCGTGTGCGGCGAGACCGCGGGCGATGTGGCCATGACGCGGCTGCTGCTCGGGCTGGGCCTGCGCAGCTTCTCCATGCACCCGGCGCAGATCCTGGCCGTCAAGCAGGAGGTGCTGCGGGCCGACACCCGCAAGCTCGCGGCCTGGGCGCAGGAGGTGATGGCGTCCGAAGACCCGGCGGCGCTGCTGTCGGCAGGCTGA
- a CDS encoding HPr family phosphocarrier protein gives MIKNTITISNKLGLHARASAKLTKLAGSFPCDVWMSKGDRRINAKSIMGVMMLAAGIGSVVELETHGAQEQEAMDALLALIQNKFGEGE, from the coding sequence ATGATCAAGAACACTATCACCATCAGCAATAAGCTCGGTCTGCATGCGCGTGCCTCGGCCAAGTTGACCAAGCTGGCCGGCAGCTTTCCTTGCGACGTGTGGATGTCCAAGGGCGACCGCCGCATCAATGCCAAGAGCATCATGGGCGTGATGATGCTGGCCGCCGGCATCGGCTCCGTGGTGGAACTGGAGACCCACGGCGCGCAGGAGCAGGAGGCCATGGACGCCCTGCTGGCGCTGATCCAGAACAAGTTCGGCGAAGGCGAGTGA
- a CDS encoding PTS fructose transporter subunit IIA has translation MTTCIFIIAHAPLAHALRECALHVFSDCGDDVVALDVHPNAPPEETLAAARILMDQRAHLPALVLTDVFGATPCNVAQRLVDGERSRLVTGVNLPMLLRSVSYRAEPLDALVSRAVIGGTQGVMQVAVAAPQNQNRRSHHDQEHYHHQQ, from the coding sequence ATGACCACCTGCATCTTCATCATTGCCCATGCCCCCCTGGCCCATGCCCTGCGCGAATGCGCGCTGCATGTGTTCTCCGACTGCGGCGACGACGTGGTGGCCCTCGATGTGCATCCCAACGCCCCGCCCGAGGAGACCCTGGCCGCGGCACGCATCCTGATGGACCAGCGGGCGCACCTGCCGGCCCTGGTGCTCACCGACGTCTTCGGGGCGACGCCGTGCAACGTGGCCCAGCGCCTGGTGGATGGCGAGCGTTCCCGCCTGGTCACGGGCGTGAATCTGCCCATGCTGCTGCGCTCGGTGAGCTACCGCGCCGAGCCGCTCGACGCGCTGGTGTCGCGCGCCGTCATCGGCGGCACGCAGGGCGTGATGCAGGTGGCCGTGGCGGCACCCCAGAACCAGAACCGACGCTCACACCATGATCAAGAACACTATCACCATCAGCAATAA
- a CDS encoding TlpA disulfide reductase family protein: protein MRITHGIAAAALVVFAGIGAWVFLGAGKAEAPASTFVLLDGSRQTTADLRGKVTLVNFWATSCVTCVAEMPEVVATYNKYHAQGFDTLAVAMSYDPPSYVVNFAETRKLPFKVAIDNTGAVAQAWGDVKLTPSTFIVNKRGEIVKSYVGAPDFPELHKLIERLLAET from the coding sequence ATGCGTATCACACACGGAATCGCCGCCGCCGCACTGGTGGTATTCGCAGGCATTGGCGCCTGGGTGTTCCTGGGCGCCGGCAAGGCCGAGGCGCCCGCATCGACCTTCGTGCTGCTCGATGGCTCCCGCCAGACCACGGCCGACCTGCGCGGCAAGGTCACGCTGGTCAATTTCTGGGCGACGAGCTGCGTGACCTGCGTGGCGGAGATGCCGGAGGTGGTGGCCACGTACAACAAGTACCACGCCCAGGGCTTCGACACGCTGGCCGTGGCCATGAGCTACGACCCGCCAAGCTACGTGGTGAACTTTGCCGAGACGCGCAAGCTGCCCTTCAAGGTGGCGATCGACAACACCGGCGCGGTGGCGCAGGCCTGGGGCGATGTGAAGCTCACGCCCTCGACCTTCATCGTCAACAAGCGCGGCGAGATCGTGAAGAGCTATGTCGGCGCGCCCGATTTCCCCGAACTGCACAAGCTGATCGAACGCCTGCTGGCCGAGACCTGA
- a CDS encoding cytochrome c, translated as MKLRVLAALAWVPAALSLSTPAAAQFAKPEDAIQYRQSALFVLGQHFTRLGAMANGRVPFDAKLAQENADVVAAMARLPWAAFEPGTDKGAPHKARPAVWAEPAKFKEHADKLVAQSTQLAAAARTGSLDAVKTSFSATAASCKACHDAYRDR; from the coding sequence ATGAAGCTGAGAGTCCTTGCCGCACTGGCCTGGGTGCCTGCGGCCCTGAGCCTGTCCACGCCCGCCGCCGCGCAGTTCGCCAAGCCGGAGGATGCGATCCAGTACCGCCAGAGCGCGCTGTTCGTGCTGGGCCAGCATTTCACGCGCCTGGGCGCCATGGCCAATGGCCGGGTGCCTTTCGACGCCAAGCTGGCGCAGGAGAACGCCGACGTGGTCGCCGCCATGGCCAGGCTGCCATGGGCCGCGTTCGAGCCCGGCACCGACAAGGGCGCGCCGCACAAGGCCCGGCCGGCCGTGTGGGCCGAACCCGCCAAGTTCAAGGAGCATGCCGACAAGCTGGTGGCGCAGTCGACGCAGCTGGCTGCGGCCGCCAGGACCGGCAGCCTGGACGCCGTGAAGACCTCGTTCAGCGCCACGGCGGCCAGCTGCAAGGCCTGCCACGACGCCTACCGCGACCGCTGA
- a CDS encoding cytochrome b/b6 domain-containing protein: MSHTVVRVWDLPTRLFHGALAVAVVALVVTAKTGAMDWHVRLGYAVLAMLVFRLVWGLFGGRWSRFSQFVYSPGRLVRYLRGQPHPHDGIGHSPLGALSVFALLGALAVQVLTGLTADDDIAFSGPLTRFVSRAVVGQATEYHTEIGQYVVIGLVALHVLAVGFYAAIQRRPLVGAMLLHGNREAPAGAPSSRDDAATRLGAVLLLAASGAFAWWVSTL, encoded by the coding sequence ATGAGCCACACCGTCGTCCGCGTCTGGGACCTGCCGACCCGCCTCTTCCATGGCGCATTGGCGGTGGCCGTGGTCGCGCTGGTGGTCACCGCCAAGACGGGTGCCATGGACTGGCATGTCCGGCTGGGCTACGCCGTCCTGGCAATGCTGGTGTTCCGGCTGGTCTGGGGACTGTTCGGTGGGCGCTGGTCGCGGTTCTCTCAGTTCGTGTACTCGCCCGGCCGGCTGGTGCGTTACCTGCGCGGGCAGCCCCATCCGCACGACGGCATCGGCCACAGCCCGCTGGGCGCGCTCTCGGTCTTCGCACTGCTGGGCGCCCTGGCCGTGCAGGTGCTGACCGGACTGACGGCCGACGACGACATCGCCTTCTCGGGGCCGCTCACCCGCTTCGTCTCCCGCGCGGTCGTCGGTCAGGCCACGGAATACCACACGGAGATCGGCCAGTACGTGGTGATCGGACTGGTCGCGCTGCATGTGCTGGCCGTCGGGTTCTACGCGGCCATCCAGCGCAGGCCCCTGGTTGGCGCCATGCTGCTGCACGGCAACCGCGAGGCGCCAGCCGGCGCGCCGTCATCGCGCGACGATGCGGCCACGCGCCTGGGCGCCGTGCTCCTGCTGGCCGCCAGCGGCGCCTTCGCGTGGTGGGTGTCCACGCTGTGA